Proteins encoded together in one Candidatus Hydrogenedens sp. window:
- a CDS encoding DUF1926 domain-containing protein: RDHFLPLNISIEDLRKNNYVDWWSLCKDNYEHQCNGSKISFTGKGIVSISDLKWNVDVIKVFALSSSKNEKEVSFEVKYSIINNSTGEFEGYFGSEWCFNLLTGSADDRFLYSRDKILSVRKLGDIGDEIGLSHISIRDEWQGLEIEFLFDKEARIFNFPIETVSQSENGQERVYQGNVLIPCWKNVYYPGSNVEINIKVNIKSL, encoded by the coding sequence GAGGGACCATTTTTTGCCTTTAAATATATCTATTGAAGATTTGAGAAAAAACAATTATGTTGATTGGTGGTCATTATGTAAAGATAATTATGAGCATCAATGTAATGGTTCAAAGATTTCCTTTACAGGTAAAGGAATTGTTTCTATAAGTGATTTGAAATGGAATGTTGATGTTATAAAAGTATTTGCTCTTTCTTCCTCCAAAAATGAAAAAGAGGTTTCATTTGAGGTAAAATATAGCATTATTAATAATTCTACGGGAGAATTTGAAGGATATTTTGGGTCAGAGTGGTGTTTTAATCTCCTAACAGGTTCCGCTGATGACCGTTTTCTTTATTCCAGAGATAAAATTCTCTCTGTGCGTAAGTTGGGGGATATAGGAGATGAAATAGGGTTAAGCCATATATCTATTAGAGATGAATGGCAAGGTTTGGAAATAGAGTTTCTTTTTGATAAAGAAGCAAGGATTTTTAATTTTCCGATAGAAACCGTAAGTCAATCGGAAAATGGTCAGGAAAGAGTATATCAAGGAAATGTATTAATTCCTTGTTGGAAAAATGTATATTACCCAGGTTCTAATGTTGAAATAAATATAAAGGTAAATATTAAATCGTTATAA